The Akkermansia sp. N21116 genome includes a region encoding these proteins:
- a CDS encoding alpha-N-acetylglucosaminidase: protein MPLALLALSPFVEAQEELHAAASPSQPVTADHQIRVATELINRVLPGYSGQFTLEIIPRDQDRDVFEIDTRDGKIVLRGNNPVSLAMAFNQYIKYTAKGHFSWFGDQLNLPQTLPLPDKKERKVIDQKFRAYLNYCTVSYSAAWWDWKRWERELDFMAMNGINMPLSPVGLEAVWYNTLLKFKFSDEEARRFLSGPGHFAWQWMQNLQGVGGPLPKSWIDSHITLGKQIMERQLELGMQPIQQGFTGFVPRELKDKYPEAKISLQGRWCGFPGAAQLDPLDPLFAQIGRTFLEEQKKLFGAHGVYAADPFHESSPPVHTPEYLPAVGKAIHELFQSFHPGSVWAMQCWSMYKPIVDAVPVNNLIMLDLNGSKRKQHQNFWGHPFIAGNLHNFGGRINMHGDLPLIASNQYAQARKEAPNACGSGLFMEGIEQNPVYYDLTFEMPLHEDAVDLKTWLKDYAERRYGTQSPAAEEAWMLLLEGPYRKGTNGTENSSIIAARPALKPKKSGPNAGFHIPYPTELLYRAQENLLKDADKMKNSKPYLFDIVDVQRQIQSNLGQAIHAKAAEAFKNKDKAEFVKHSTRFLELLSDTDTLLRTRREFNFDRWLTEATAWGTTPQEKELLERDATSLVTSWGEGTAGDPIIFDYSWREWSGLIEGFYRHRWQMFYDMLRKHLDDGTDYNEDKLPMVHGREAWRANGFYKELAQWEENFVKTPGKARTPVIQGDELETVRRLFGKYKELAKEYGNVPLPNTDKGPRNENLGEAKVS from the coding sequence ATGCCACTGGCATTGCTCGCCTTGTCCCCCTTTGTGGAAGCACAGGAAGAGCTGCATGCCGCGGCATCTCCATCGCAACCCGTCACGGCAGACCATCAAATCCGTGTAGCCACAGAACTAATCAACCGTGTTCTGCCGGGATATTCCGGGCAATTCACACTGGAGATCATCCCCCGGGATCAGGATCGGGATGTATTTGAAATCGATACCCGTGACGGCAAAATCGTCCTGAGGGGCAATAACCCCGTCTCGCTGGCCATGGCATTCAACCAATACATCAAATATACGGCCAAAGGACACTTCTCCTGGTTCGGAGATCAATTGAACCTGCCCCAAACCCTCCCTCTTCCCGACAAAAAAGAACGCAAGGTCATCGACCAGAAGTTCCGCGCCTACCTCAATTACTGCACCGTCAGCTACTCCGCCGCCTGGTGGGACTGGAAACGCTGGGAGCGAGAACTCGACTTCATGGCGATGAACGGCATCAACATGCCGCTGTCTCCTGTGGGACTGGAAGCCGTGTGGTACAACACCCTCCTCAAGTTCAAGTTCTCCGATGAGGAAGCCCGCCGCTTCCTTTCCGGCCCCGGACACTTCGCCTGGCAATGGATGCAAAACCTTCAGGGAGTAGGAGGGCCCCTGCCCAAGTCCTGGATCGACAGCCACATCACCCTCGGAAAACAGATCATGGAACGCCAGCTGGAACTTGGCATGCAACCTATCCAGCAAGGGTTCACCGGCTTCGTCCCCCGCGAACTCAAGGACAAATATCCGGAAGCCAAAATCAGCCTCCAGGGCAGATGGTGCGGATTCCCCGGTGCCGCCCAGCTCGATCCCCTGGATCCGCTTTTCGCCCAGATCGGACGCACCTTCCTGGAAGAACAGAAAAAACTTTTCGGAGCCCACGGCGTCTATGCCGCCGACCCCTTCCATGAAAGCAGTCCTCCCGTCCATACCCCGGAATACCTGCCCGCCGTCGGCAAGGCCATTCACGAACTCTTTCAGTCCTTCCACCCCGGCTCCGTCTGGGCCATGCAATGCTGGAGCATGTACAAGCCCATCGTCGACGCTGTCCCGGTCAACAACCTCATCATGCTCGACCTCAACGGCTCCAAACGCAAACAACATCAGAATTTCTGGGGGCACCCCTTCATCGCCGGCAACCTCCACAACTTCGGCGGGCGTATCAACATGCACGGAGACCTCCCCCTCATCGCCTCCAATCAATACGCCCAGGCCCGCAAGGAAGCCCCCAACGCCTGCGGTTCCGGTCTCTTCATGGAAGGAATCGAACAAAACCCGGTCTATTACGATCTGACTTTCGAAATGCCTCTCCACGAGGACGCAGTCGATCTCAAAACATGGCTGAAAGACTATGCGGAACGCCGTTACGGCACCCAATCCCCAGCCGCGGAAGAAGCATGGATGCTTCTGCTCGAAGGCCCCTACCGCAAGGGAACCAACGGCACGGAAAACAGCTCCATCATCGCCGCCCGTCCGGCGCTCAAACCCAAAAAGTCAGGCCCTAACGCCGGATTCCATATCCCCTACCCCACCGAATTGCTCTATCGTGCCCAGGAAAACCTCCTGAAGGATGCCGACAAGATGAAGAACTCCAAACCCTACCTCTTCGACATCGTCGACGTCCAGCGCCAGATCCAATCCAACCTCGGGCAGGCCATCCATGCCAAAGCCGCAGAAGCCTTTAAGAACAAAGATAAAGCCGAATTCGTCAAGCACTCGACGCGCTTCCTCGAACTCTTGTCCGACACGGATACCCTTCTGCGCACGCGCCGCGAATTCAACTTCGATCGCTGGCTTACGGAAGCCACCGCCTGGGGCACTACTCCGCAGGAAAAGGAACTTCTGGAACGTGATGCGACATCCCTAGTCACTTCCTGGGGTGAAGGCACCGCCGGGGATCCCATCATCTTCGACTACAGCTGGCGCGAATGGAGCGGCCTGATCGAAGGTTTCTACCGGCACCGCTGGCAGATGTTCTACGATATGCTCCGGAAACACCTCGACGACGGTACCGACTACAACGAGGATAAACTCCCCATGGTTCACGGACGCGAAGCCTGGAGAGCCAATGGTTTCTACAAGGAACTCGCCCAATGGGAAGAAAACTTCGTCAAGACCCCCGGCAAAGCCAGAACCCCGGTCATCCAGGGCGACGAGCTCGAAACCGTCCGGCGCTTGTTCGGCAAATACAAGGAACTCGCCAAGGAATACGGCAATGTCCCTCTGCCCAACACCGACAAAGGCCCCAGAAACGAAAACCTCGGCGAAGCCAAAGTATCCTGA
- a CDS encoding U32 family peptidase, whose product MKPDPSCCPPLSRGDLSPELLAPAGNWECARAAVCNGADAIYFGLEQFNARLRADNFTLEDLPGLMNYLHGHGVKGFVTMNTLVFTGEMPAAFSYLASLNDAGVDGVIVQDMGLARILTLWKRERPEVALELHASTQMTLSSPDGIRFTERFLDLERAVLARELSLKDIECCARESSVPLEVFVHGALCVSYSGQCLTSESLGQRSANRGECAQACRLPYALVVDGRLKPMGERRYLLSPQDLCALDDIPELVRMGVKSYKIEGRLKSPEYVAAVTSAYRKALDAAVGGMEADSLVTDADRYALQMVFSRGFSHGWLHGSDHPTLTHGRHGKKRGAFVGVVSGGGNGWVDVNLEGNVPLAPGDGFVFDAGEDRNEEQGGRIWKVQRNRLFFHGKASRVDWTRVRPGQKVWKTDDPALNTRLRQSWVHERAEGTVPLELHCTGRVGEPLVVNCPAWGVSVRTDVALVPAVNRPLTSSTLREQLGRLGGSGFILRACTVDLPEGLMLPLSSLNKARRDLVEQLNRLDKPVQRASSPFSIPEIMVKTRVCPETAPAELSVLCRREEQVEPCLRSSIKTLYLDYEDMRRYGDSLEKIRSMAPDVSVFLATPRIQKPKEEGYFKLMERQAPDGILIRNWGAAEYFHDSGLRLVGDFSLNVANPWSADVLLEFGRFERLTISYDLNASQVLDLLAGMPGDRLELTLHQHMPMFHMEHCVFCTFLSGGGHNDRDCGRPCERYSVHLKDRVGQLHPLFADTGCRNTLFNGRAQTGACFFPAFRDAGLVHYRVELLDDSPRKASLLLREYGRLISGEVAASSLASSLDLLEQLGTTVGTLA is encoded by the coding sequence ATGAAGCCCGATCCGTCCTGTTGCCCTCCTTTGTCCCGAGGCGATTTGAGCCCGGAATTGTTGGCTCCTGCCGGAAACTGGGAGTGTGCCCGTGCGGCCGTGTGCAATGGGGCGGACGCCATCTATTTCGGTCTGGAGCAATTCAATGCCCGTCTGCGGGCCGACAATTTTACGCTGGAGGATCTCCCCGGGCTGATGAACTATTTGCACGGGCATGGAGTCAAGGGATTTGTGACGATGAATACGCTGGTGTTTACGGGGGAGATGCCGGCCGCGTTTTCCTATCTGGCATCTCTGAACGATGCAGGAGTGGATGGAGTAATCGTCCAGGACATGGGATTGGCCCGTATCCTGACTCTCTGGAAGCGGGAGCGTCCTGAAGTGGCATTGGAATTGCATGCATCGACTCAGATGACATTGTCGTCGCCGGATGGCATTCGTTTCACGGAACGATTTTTGGATTTGGAGCGTGCCGTTCTGGCACGGGAGTTAAGCTTGAAGGATATCGAATGTTGTGCCCGGGAATCGTCCGTGCCGCTGGAGGTTTTTGTCCATGGAGCGTTATGTGTGTCGTATTCCGGCCAATGCCTGACGTCGGAGAGCCTCGGCCAGCGAAGCGCCAACAGGGGAGAATGCGCTCAAGCGTGCCGCCTTCCCTATGCTTTGGTTGTAGACGGACGGCTGAAACCTATGGGTGAGAGACGATACTTGCTGAGCCCTCAGGATTTGTGCGCTCTGGACGATATACCGGAGCTTGTACGCATGGGAGTGAAAAGCTACAAGATCGAAGGCCGGCTCAAGAGTCCGGAGTATGTAGCTGCCGTGACATCGGCCTATCGTAAGGCTTTGGATGCTGCAGTAGGAGGAATGGAGGCGGATTCCCTCGTGACGGATGCGGACCGGTATGCGTTGCAGATGGTGTTTTCCCGAGGTTTTTCCCATGGATGGCTTCATGGTTCCGACCACCCGACGCTGACGCACGGGCGGCACGGCAAGAAACGCGGGGCTTTTGTGGGTGTTGTATCGGGGGGCGGCAATGGCTGGGTAGATGTCAATTTGGAGGGAAATGTCCCCCTGGCTCCCGGTGATGGCTTTGTGTTTGATGCCGGAGAAGACCGTAATGAAGAACAGGGCGGCCGTATCTGGAAAGTGCAGAGGAACCGCTTGTTTTTCCATGGCAAGGCAAGCCGGGTGGACTGGACGCGCGTGCGTCCCGGGCAGAAGGTTTGGAAGACGGATGATCCGGCGTTGAACACCCGTCTGCGTCAGTCATGGGTGCATGAACGCGCGGAGGGAACCGTCCCTCTGGAATTGCATTGTACCGGGAGAGTCGGGGAACCTTTGGTTGTGAATTGCCCGGCGTGGGGTGTTTCCGTCCGGACGGATGTTGCTCTGGTGCCCGCAGTCAATCGTCCGTTGACTTCCTCTACACTTCGGGAACAACTGGGAAGGCTGGGTGGTTCCGGCTTCATACTCAGGGCTTGTACGGTGGATTTGCCGGAAGGATTGATGCTTCCCCTGAGCTCATTGAACAAGGCCCGCCGGGATTTGGTAGAACAATTGAACAGACTGGATAAACCCGTCCAAAGGGCTTCTTCTCCTTTTTCCATACCGGAAATCATGGTCAAAACGCGTGTATGTCCGGAGACGGCACCGGCGGAACTTTCCGTTTTATGCCGGCGTGAAGAACAGGTCGAACCCTGCCTCCGGAGCAGCATCAAGACTCTGTATCTGGATTATGAGGATATGAGGAGGTATGGAGATTCTCTGGAGAAGATTCGGTCCATGGCTCCGGATGTTTCCGTATTCCTGGCTACTCCCCGTATCCAGAAACCGAAGGAGGAAGGGTACTTCAAGCTGATGGAGCGTCAGGCTCCGGACGGGATTTTGATCCGCAATTGGGGAGCTGCGGAATATTTCCATGATTCGGGGTTGAGGCTTGTAGGGGATTTTTCCCTCAATGTCGCCAATCCGTGGTCGGCTGATGTGTTGCTGGAATTTGGACGGTTTGAGAGATTGACAATTTCCTATGATTTAAATGCGTCGCAGGTACTCGACCTCCTTGCCGGGATGCCAGGAGACAGGCTGGAGTTGACGCTTCACCAGCATATGCCCATGTTCCATATGGAGCATTGCGTATTTTGTACTTTCCTGTCCGGCGGCGGCCATAATGACAGGGACTGCGGGCGGCCATGCGAACGCTACAGTGTCCATTTGAAGGACAGGGTGGGACAGTTGCATCCCCTGTTTGCCGATACGGGGTGCCGCAATACCTTGTTCAACGGACGGGCTCAGACCGGGGCGTGTTTTTTCCCGGCTTTCCGGGATGCCGGGCTTGTGCATTACCGGGTTGAATTGCTGGACGATTCTCCCCGCAAGGCGTCTTTGTTACTCCGGGAATACGGGCGTTTGATTTCCGGCGAGGTTGCAGCGTCGTCTCTGGCTTCCTCTCTGGACTTGTTGGAACAGCTCGGCACGACTGTCGGTACGCTGGCCTGA
- the miaA gene encoding tRNA (adenosine(37)-N6)-dimethylallyltransferase MiaA → MNDALRLIFITGTTASGKSALALELARLLDAEIVSADAYQVYRGMSVLTAAPTAEDKKKVPHHMVEFLDPSESWDASSHYRRAMECIRDIHERGKRAIVVGGSGLYLKFLSHGISDAPPADEMLRKGFASRELADLVDELKRRDPEGAAMTSLENRRYVERNLEIVILGGKPLRFWKENWQRPPAGPGYVISREPEDLEHRIQERTRQMFAEGAVDEAAALGSCSLTAERTLGLPQIRELLRGNMGIEECIQAVVLATRQYAKRQRTWLRRETWLQKLFASENSSSFSLAADVKYLLESFIRNGGS, encoded by the coding sequence ATGAATGATGCCTTGCGCCTCATCTTCATAACGGGCACGACCGCTTCGGGAAAATCAGCCCTGGCATTGGAATTGGCTCGGCTGCTGGATGCCGAGATCGTGAGTGCCGATGCCTATCAGGTGTATCGCGGCATGTCTGTTCTAACGGCGGCTCCAACTGCGGAAGACAAGAAGAAAGTGCCTCACCACATGGTGGAGTTCCTCGATCCTTCGGAGTCTTGGGATGCTTCCTCTCATTACCGGCGGGCCATGGAGTGTATTCGAGACATTCATGAACGGGGGAAGAGGGCGATTGTGGTCGGAGGATCCGGGCTTTACTTGAAATTCCTGTCACACGGTATTTCCGATGCTCCTCCTGCGGATGAGATGCTCCGCAAGGGGTTTGCCTCCCGCGAATTGGCGGATTTGGTTGACGAATTGAAGCGGCGCGATCCCGAAGGCGCTGCTATGACCAGTCTGGAAAACAGACGGTATGTTGAGAGGAATTTGGAAATTGTGATTTTGGGAGGCAAGCCTCTCCGGTTTTGGAAAGAGAACTGGCAACGTCCTCCTGCCGGTCCCGGTTATGTAATTTCACGAGAGCCCGAGGATTTGGAACATCGTATCCAGGAACGAACCCGGCAAATGTTTGCAGAAGGAGCGGTGGATGAAGCTGCCGCGCTGGGTTCTTGTTCCTTGACGGCGGAGCGTACGCTGGGGCTACCGCAAATCCGTGAATTATTGCGTGGGAACATGGGGATTGAAGAATGCATCCAGGCTGTTGTCCTGGCTACCCGGCAATATGCCAAACGGCAAAGGACCTGGTTGAGGCGTGAGACATGGTTGCAGAAACTGTTTGCATCCGAAAATTCTTCTTCCTTTAGCCTTGCGGCTGACGTAAAATACCTCCTAGAAAGCTTTATTCGGAATGGCGGTAGTTGA
- a CDS encoding tetratricopeptide repeat protein gives MNSSELIITAKVGRVHIEENNSYVLLEPIDVLYGINIPEIRLGITIPEVYCPIICYNAGRKYYNGDGIIKYKDLKNESCYIIEEDKKYLFFLEISRWPQSPSFGLLDKVEDFPRSFLPSNPSLDCVIARLEGDKIINWPFSIEGKVIADDNLQYPPLDFQEVKRQLMLTIDKQHKNALEMAKMGDQRAQYLMFYYSAMGVGMKRDLQQAYYWMNKTPYDPYLKAQMEEIRETPEGNEKAISYYKELADDNNLLAQYHLARAYYEGKMLPRDDRKSFEWLYSAALRELPAAQLKLSAYYAHGIGTKINLIHSWRWRLRAMKNDYLPALYMPYPAYELSSFKN, from the coding sequence GTGAATAGTTCGGAACTCATTATTACGGCAAAAGTTGGTCGTGTGCACATTGAAGAGAATAACAGCTACGTTCTATTAGAACCCATTGATGTATTATATGGTATCAATATACCGGAAATTCGGTTGGGAATTACTATTCCAGAAGTTTATTGTCCTATTATTTGCTACAATGCTGGAAGAAAATATTATAATGGTGACGGGATCATAAAATACAAAGATCTCAAGAATGAGAGTTGCTACATTATTGAAGAAGATAAAAAATATTTATTTTTTCTTGAAATTTCGCGATGGCCTCAATCACCGTCATTTGGACTTTTAGACAAAGTTGAAGATTTTCCCCGCTCTTTTCTTCCATCTAATCCATCACTGGATTGTGTAATAGCTCGTCTTGAGGGAGATAAAATTATCAATTGGCCCTTTTCCATTGAGGGAAAAGTTATCGCTGACGATAACCTACAATATCCGCCATTGGATTTTCAGGAAGTGAAAAGACAACTTATGTTGACTATTGATAAACAACATAAAAATGCTTTGGAAATGGCGAAAATGGGTGACCAGAGGGCTCAATATTTGATGTTTTATTATTCGGCCATGGGTGTAGGAATGAAACGCGACTTGCAACAAGCGTACTATTGGATGAACAAAACACCTTATGACCCTTATCTTAAAGCTCAAATGGAAGAAATTAGAGAAACTCCGGAAGGGAATGAAAAAGCAATCAGTTACTACAAAGAGTTAGCCGATGATAATAATCTTCTCGCTCAATATCATTTAGCAAGGGCCTACTATGAAGGGAAAATGCTTCCACGAGATGATCGGAAATCTTTTGAATGGCTTTATTCGGCAGCACTTCGAGAATTACCTGCTGCTCAATTAAAATTATCGGCCTATTATGCCCACGGAATAGGGACAAAAATTAATCTCATTCATTCCTGGCGTTGGCGCCTACGCGCCATGAAAAATGATTATCTTCCAGCCCTATATATGCCTTATCCGGCCTATGAATTATCCTCATTTAAAAATTAA
- a CDS encoding BrnT family toxin: MELDLRQLVFDPTRYKPREIEECLEDPFGIRLLPDEVEWTAEARYFCLGRTLEGRGLFLVFWSDGKIARIVSVRDMTDGESMYYNRKYATLN, encoded by the coding sequence ATGGAACTGGATTTGAGACAATTAGTGTTTGACCCGACCCGGTATAAACCGAGGGAAATTGAGGAATGCCTGGAAGATCCGTTTGGCATTCGCCTGTTGCCTGATGAGGTGGAATGGACGGCAGAGGCCCGGTACTTTTGTCTGGGGCGTACATTGGAGGGACGAGGGTTGTTTCTTGTATTCTGGAGTGACGGTAAAATTGCCCGTATTGTTTCCGTCCGGGATATGACGGATGGGGAATCCATGTACTACAATCGTAAATACGCGACGCTCAACTGA
- a CDS encoding M28 family peptidase, which yields MCTQLRQPHGTGSIPDTVSIQAHLKRHVTILATTIGERNLYREDNMKMVVDYIRHELQTMGYTPVFQPVSVPRKTSFGSAAGKTAYNIEVRKPGTTPNAPWLIIGAHYDTRAGMETWNSHGPVIPAKTGTPGANDNGSGVATVLELARIFRHLPTQHGIIFVLYANEEAPFFQTDAMGSRVHARSIAKNPGKEHIMGMFTPETLGCYSPRVNKKRASAVVAGLAGLPDRCDYVAFMSTNTGKDFSRSCSEIFTSECRFPVRAVSFPYYTKAVAWSDDWSYMKEGIPSFAVTDTAFLRCDDYHETSDRAEKLDYREFAEVVDGLARMTARLLNPESTAF from the coding sequence ATGTGTACTCAGCTCCGCCAGCCCCATGGAACGGGCAGCATTCCGGATACGGTTTCCATCCAGGCTCATTTAAAACGCCATGTGACCATACTCGCCACAACAATCGGAGAACGCAACCTCTACCGGGAGGATAACATGAAGATGGTTGTCGATTACATCAGACACGAGTTGCAAACCATGGGTTATACCCCTGTCTTCCAACCCGTATCCGTCCCTCGAAAAACCAGCTTCGGTTCAGCTGCCGGAAAGACCGCATACAACATTGAAGTGCGGAAACCCGGTACAACCCCGAATGCTCCCTGGCTTATTATCGGAGCCCACTACGATACCCGGGCCGGGATGGAAACATGGAATTCCCACGGTCCGGTCATCCCTGCCAAAACCGGGACGCCGGGAGCCAATGATAACGGTTCGGGAGTTGCCACCGTTTTGGAACTGGCTCGGATCTTCCGCCATCTTCCTACACAACACGGAATCATCTTCGTTCTTTACGCCAACGAAGAGGCCCCTTTCTTCCAAACCGATGCCATGGGTTCCCGAGTCCATGCCCGGAGCATTGCAAAAAATCCAGGCAAGGAACATATCATGGGCATGTTCACGCCGGAAACGCTGGGATGCTACTCCCCCAGGGTCAACAAAAAACGGGCCAGTGCCGTCGTAGCCGGATTGGCGGGACTCCCGGACCGTTGCGACTATGTGGCTTTTATGTCCACCAACACGGGAAAGGATTTCTCCCGATCCTGCTCAGAGATTTTTACAAGCGAATGCCGATTTCCGGTCCGTGCCGTATCCTTTCCGTACTATACCAAGGCCGTCGCCTGGTCAGATGACTGGTCATACATGAAAGAAGGCATTCCCTCATTCGCCGTCACGGATACGGCCTTTCTGCGGTGCGACGACTACCATGAAACGAGCGATAGGGCAGAAAAGCTGGATTATCGTGAATTCGCCGAAGTTGTCGACGGCCTGGCACGCATGACAGCACGGTTGCTCAATCCCGAATCAACAGCATTTTAG
- a CDS encoding folylpolyglutamate synthase/dihydrofolate synthase family protein codes for MNLKSALDWLYSTQLFGIKLGLEGTRRLLEAADAYPSEDVCVVHVAGTNGKGSVCAMLEALGRSSGLKTGMFTSPHLVDFRERIRVNGVMIPEDALLRLLVEVRDLVAEWDPHPTFFELALAVALKYFKECGVKFLVLETGLGGRLDATNAVPKDLAVLAPIGMDHQQYLGDTLELIAAEKAGIITAGRPVVSAVQEPEVAGVIARRAAELGSPLAIAGHTDGVPQPSLPGAHQRRNAALALLAMKTLHLLPSRSVAEAALSSLSWPGRFQELEGGLMVLDGAHNPHAARVLAETWRERFGDDKAALVFAASADKNIHGVLELIAPLAGEWHLVPCTSPRILGVGDMKCLVEAFSSVPVVCHDSLETGLKAARNSGCRVLVTGSLFLLGDVLGLFAGEGRRATVQ; via the coding sequence ATGAATTTGAAGTCGGCACTGGACTGGTTGTACTCGACGCAGTTGTTCGGAATCAAGCTGGGGCTTGAGGGTACCCGCAGGCTGTTGGAGGCAGCGGACGCCTATCCGTCGGAGGATGTGTGCGTCGTACATGTGGCAGGAACCAATGGCAAGGGATCTGTCTGTGCCATGCTGGAGGCTTTGGGGAGGAGTTCGGGCTTGAAGACTGGGATGTTTACGTCTCCTCATTTAGTAGATTTCAGGGAAAGAATCCGGGTGAACGGAGTCATGATTCCCGAGGATGCGTTGCTGAGGCTTTTGGTGGAGGTGCGGGATTTGGTGGCGGAGTGGGATCCTCATCCGACGTTTTTCGAATTGGCTCTGGCTGTTGCGTTGAAATACTTCAAGGAATGCGGAGTTAAGTTTCTGGTTTTGGAAACAGGCCTGGGGGGGCGCCTGGATGCGACGAATGCCGTTCCCAAGGATCTGGCCGTGCTGGCTCCCATCGGCATGGATCACCAGCAGTACCTCGGCGATACGCTGGAATTGATTGCTGCGGAGAAAGCCGGAATCATTACCGCAGGGCGGCCTGTTGTTTCCGCCGTTCAGGAACCGGAGGTTGCCGGCGTGATTGCCCGCCGCGCGGCGGAACTGGGCTCTCCTCTGGCCATTGCCGGGCATACGGATGGGGTTCCCCAGCCTTCTTTACCCGGTGCCCACCAGAGGAGGAATGCCGCCCTGGCTCTCCTGGCGATGAAAACGCTCCATCTTCTGCCTTCCCGTAGTGTGGCGGAGGCGGCGTTGTCCTCCTTGTCCTGGCCGGGTAGATTTCAGGAACTGGAAGGAGGACTCATGGTGCTGGATGGCGCCCACAATCCGCATGCCGCCCGGGTGCTTGCAGAGACCTGGAGGGAGCGTTTCGGCGATGACAAGGCTGCTCTTGTGTTTGCCGCATCCGCAGACAAGAACATTCACGGTGTTCTGGAACTGATTGCTCCTTTGGCAGGAGAATGGCACCTGGTCCCGTGTACGTCACCCAGGATTTTGGGAGTGGGCGACATGAAATGCCTGGTTGAGGCCTTTTCGTCGGTTCCGGTTGTCTGCCATGACAGTCTTGAAACCGGTTTGAAGGCCGCCCGGAACAGTGGATGCCGCGTCCTGGTGACGGGGTCCCTGTTTTTACTGGGTGATGTCCTGGGGCTGTTCGCCGGGGAAGGCCGCAGAGCGACTGTTCAATGA
- a CDS encoding TlpA disulfide reductase family protein: MKCFFSIAAAIVLGMASIEISSGLEHPKGVKVTFPQFPASAHLYGPKIKASDLKGKVVFFEYWGINCPPCIASFPHLVKLYDQYKSKGLVIVASHSQRPSDKIEPFLKKSKVTFPVYQFVSLPEARCPGGLPFAVLVGANGKVVAQGYPGELYDLIKKELRNVGKGTPILDGLELDKYKALAKDLVSDGTNIEAKIKPLRNKQDDEEAQKVCSTYDAWLDNEKASIEEVFGEDPLNALPMMLRLKKAVPSVKEFDEQITALKANKDIPRLLGIKKKIEALEQKKKPQQSEVKSLIDAVEKLEQSPDEITQKIAGQLKQLLSPLIVPEEAKEDK, translated from the coding sequence ATGAAATGCTTCTTTTCTATTGCAGCGGCCATTGTCCTCGGCATGGCTTCCATCGAAATATCATCCGGGCTGGAACACCCCAAGGGAGTTAAAGTCACATTCCCCCAATTCCCCGCCTCCGCACACCTGTACGGACCGAAAATCAAGGCTTCCGACCTGAAAGGAAAAGTCGTTTTCTTCGAATACTGGGGTATCAACTGCCCGCCGTGCATCGCCAGTTTCCCCCACCTCGTTAAATTGTACGACCAGTATAAATCCAAAGGGCTTGTCATTGTAGCCAGCCACAGTCAAAGGCCATCGGATAAAATCGAACCTTTCCTGAAAAAGTCTAAAGTGACCTTTCCGGTGTACCAGTTCGTCTCCCTGCCGGAAGCTCGTTGTCCCGGAGGCTTGCCCTTTGCCGTCCTCGTCGGAGCCAATGGCAAAGTCGTCGCCCAGGGATACCCCGGCGAACTGTATGACCTGATCAAAAAAGAACTCCGCAACGTCGGCAAGGGAACCCCGATCCTGGACGGGCTTGAACTCGACAAATACAAGGCACTTGCCAAGGATCTCGTCTCCGACGGTACCAACATCGAAGCCAAAATCAAACCACTGCGCAATAAGCAGGATGATGAAGAAGCCCAAAAAGTTTGCAGTACATACGATGCATGGCTTGACAACGAAAAAGCCTCCATTGAAGAAGTCTTCGGAGAAGACCCGCTCAACGCCCTTCCCATGATGCTGCGGCTGAAAAAGGCCGTTCCGTCCGTCAAGGAATTTGACGAGCAAATAACCGCCCTCAAAGCCAACAAGGACATCCCCCGCCTCCTCGGCATCAAAAAGAAGATTGAAGCCTTGGAACAGAAGAAAAAGCCCCAGCAGAGCGAAGTCAAATCCCTGATAGATGCCGTTGAAAAACTGGAACAGTCCCCGGATGAAATCACGCAAAAAATTGCCGGGCAGCTCAAACAGCTCCTTTCTCCCCTGATCGTGCCGGAAGAAGCAAAGGAAGATAAATAA
- a CDS encoding CopG family antitoxin: MDILSSWQQVPVFSSPQEEARFWEEHELAPRLMEAALLSSDGRESSSITLRFDPRMLARIKRVARSRYLNYQSMMKQWLAERLDEEARIEIPENNHE; encoded by the coding sequence ATGGATATTCTTTCTTCTTGGCAGCAGGTTCCCGTTTTTTCATCTCCCCAGGAGGAGGCCCGGTTTTGGGAAGAACATGAATTGGCTCCCCGATTGATGGAAGCTGCCCTGTTGTCCAGTGACGGCAGGGAGTCCAGTTCCATTACACTCAGGTTCGATCCCCGCATGCTGGCCCGCATCAAACGCGTAGCAAGAAGCCGGTATCTGAACTACCAGAGCATGATGAAGCAATGGTTGGCAGAGCGCCTGGATGAAGAGGCACGCATAGAAATCCCTGAGAATAATCATGAATGA